In the Micromonospora narathiwatensis genome, one interval contains:
- a CDS encoding GNAT family N-acetyltransferase, translating into MALWRIRATVDDRPGYLSVLTASLALRGVNILTVQVHTTEVGAVDDFLVDAPDQLTEADLRAAVERGRGRECWVARSEARGLADQPTRVLGLATRLVRDPDATGEALRALLGADDVTWRPTPAGPLGGVGATTMLLADASGGSYELHRREPTFTPAEYARAQALLELAATVARRDADRVTLVLPDAAEALVRPATVDDLPGVTQLHETCSERSRQRRYLGGAALPSPARLRRLLEPERGLTLVATAGPGTAEPVVAMGNLLGEGDEAEAALLVRDDWQRRGLGSALLRRLLGHADRAGYAVVLLHVQAGNTPMLRTVSRLGRPTSVVRDGSLLTVAVPLDIRRAGLPRQTDAAGRAGRSY; encoded by the coding sequence ATGGCGCTGTGGCGGATCCGGGCCACCGTGGACGACCGACCGGGCTACCTGTCGGTGCTCACCGCGAGTCTCGCGTTGCGCGGGGTCAACATCCTCACCGTGCAGGTGCACACCACCGAGGTGGGAGCGGTCGACGACTTCCTCGTCGACGCGCCCGACCAGCTCACCGAGGCGGACCTGCGGGCGGCCGTCGAGCGGGGCCGGGGCCGGGAGTGCTGGGTCGCACGCAGCGAGGCGCGAGGTCTGGCCGACCAGCCCACCCGGGTCCTCGGCCTGGCCACCCGGCTGGTCCGCGACCCGGACGCGACGGGCGAGGCGCTGCGTGCCCTGCTCGGCGCCGACGATGTCACCTGGCGGCCGACGCCGGCCGGCCCGCTCGGCGGGGTGGGCGCCACGACGATGCTGCTGGCCGACGCGTCCGGCGGCTCGTACGAGCTGCACCGGCGGGAGCCGACCTTCACCCCGGCCGAGTACGCCCGGGCCCAGGCCCTGCTCGAGTTGGCCGCGACCGTGGCCCGCCGGGACGCCGACCGGGTCACCCTGGTGCTGCCCGACGCGGCCGAGGCGCTGGTCCGTCCGGCGACCGTCGACGATCTGCCCGGCGTGACCCAGCTGCACGAGACCTGTTCGGAGCGCAGCCGGCAGCGGCGGTACCTGGGTGGGGCGGCCCTGCCGTCACCGGCCCGGCTGCGCCGGCTGCTGGAGCCGGAACGGGGGCTCACCCTCGTCGCCACGGCCGGCCCCGGGACGGCGGAACCCGTCGTGGCGATGGGGAACCTGCTCGGCGAGGGGGACGAGGCGGAGGCGGCGCTGCTGGTCCGCGACGACTGGCAGCGTCGAGGCCTCGGCTCGGCCCTGCTGCGGCGGCTGCTCGGGCACGCCGACCGGGCCGGTTACGCCGTCGTGCTGTTGCACGTGCAGGCCGGGAACACGCCGATGTTGCGCACCGTGAGCCGGCTGGGCCGGCCCACGTCGGTGGTCCGCGACGGCAGCCTGCTGACCGTGGCGGTGCCGCTGGACATCCGCCGGGCCGGGCTGCCCCGGCAGACCGACGCGGCCGGCCGGGCGGGCCGGTCGTACTGA
- a CDS encoding LPXTG cell wall anchor domain-containing protein, with protein sequence MPKRRHVARAALTAAAVTACLGLAAPAWAAGNPHNPPGDNGTVKIDGMPFTDKVDNQPHVTCEFELEFFNFDENQRANLTLWAQAPSATPKDKVVWSQQDVLISDDPASGAENDHDAVIRLSANDLDLTGLKLQPKQGYHIKLDVQLINGKSAGGKHKVFWLQPCASSESPSPSPSPSTPGQESPTPTPGSSENPSENPSENPSENPSEGSSENPSGAPSSPGGGNGGGSGTDGGLPLTGVAATSIALTGLALIGGGVALMALRRRRDKITFTS encoded by the coding sequence ATGCCAAAGCGTCGGCACGTGGCGCGCGCGGCCCTCACCGCGGCCGCCGTCACGGCCTGCCTTGGGCTCGCGGCTCCAGCCTGGGCCGCCGGCAATCCGCACAACCCACCGGGCGACAACGGCACCGTGAAGATCGACGGAATGCCGTTCACCGACAAGGTGGACAACCAACCGCACGTCACCTGCGAGTTCGAGCTGGAGTTCTTCAACTTCGACGAGAACCAGCGGGCGAATCTCACCCTCTGGGCGCAGGCACCGTCCGCCACCCCGAAGGACAAGGTCGTCTGGTCTCAGCAGGACGTGCTGATCAGCGATGACCCGGCCTCCGGCGCGGAGAACGACCACGACGCGGTCATCAGGCTCTCCGCGAACGACCTGGACCTGACCGGGCTGAAGCTGCAGCCGAAGCAGGGCTACCACATCAAGCTCGACGTGCAGCTGATCAACGGCAAGTCGGCCGGCGGCAAGCACAAGGTCTTCTGGCTGCAGCCGTGCGCCTCATCCGAGTCGCCGTCGCCGTCGCCGAGCCCGTCCACCCCGGGCCAGGAGTCGCCGACCCCGACCCCGGGCAGCTCGGAGAACCCGTCCGAGAACCCGTCGGAGAACCCCTCCGAGAACCCGTCCGAGGGCTCGTCGGAGAACCCGTCGGGCGCGCCCTCCTCGCCGGGTGGCGGCAACGGTGGCGGCAGCGGCACGGACGGCGGGCTGCCGCTGACCGGCGTGGCCGCGACCAGCATCGCGCTCACCGGCCTCGCCCTGATCGGTGGCGGTGTCGCCCTGATGGCCCTGCGCCGCCGGCGCGACAAGATCACCTTCACCAGCTGA
- a CDS encoding aldehyde dehydrogenase family protein, giving the protein MALEIADGTSWSDTLARAVAATPEAFGAAPDGGAVLHNLIEGEWRAVGTPTPARTPVDNTVLVHLARLDADAARGAVAHAAAAHADWARTPLAERKARVAAALDALTAHRDLLAMLLVWEIGKPWRLACADVDRALDGVRWYVREIDRMLADGREPLPGPVSNIASWNYPMSVLVHAELVQLLAGNAVIAKTPSQGGAVCLTVAHALLRRAGLPATLLSGGGEELSEVLVRAPEIGAVAFVGGRSNGGKVAAALLDSDKRHFIEQEGLNAWGIWNFSQWDLLAAHLKKGFEYGKQRCTAYPRFVVQRDLVDEFLDMYLPVVRSIRFGHPLAVDETWRAGDPLPELDFGPLISAAKADELRRKVDEAVRGGAVPLHRGKLDGASFLDGQDTSAYVAPAVLLAPPGRSRLMHAEPFGPVDTIVVVDTTDELLAQMNASNGALVASLACDDEEQAGKLAVDLQAFKVGINKPRSRGDRDEPFGGRGASWKGAFVGGDLLVQAVTVGGDGRLYGNFPDYSSYPAT; this is encoded by the coding sequence ATGGCTCTCGAAATCGCCGACGGCACCTCCTGGTCAGACACCCTCGCCCGCGCGGTGGCCGCCACGCCGGAGGCCTTCGGCGCCGCGCCGGACGGCGGCGCCGTCCTGCACAACCTGATCGAGGGCGAGTGGCGGGCGGTCGGCACGCCGACCCCGGCCCGTACCCCGGTCGACAACACCGTGCTCGTGCACCTGGCCCGACTCGACGCCGACGCGGCGCGTGGGGCCGTCGCCCACGCCGCCGCCGCGCACGCCGACTGGGCGCGGACCCCGCTCGCCGAGCGCAAGGCCCGGGTCGCCGCGGCCCTCGACGCGCTCACCGCCCACCGCGACCTGCTCGCCATGCTGCTGGTCTGGGAGATCGGCAAGCCGTGGCGGCTGGCCTGCGCCGACGTCGACCGCGCCCTGGACGGCGTGCGCTGGTACGTGCGGGAGATCGACCGGATGCTGGCCGACGGCCGCGAGCCGCTGCCCGGCCCGGTCAGCAACATCGCCTCCTGGAACTACCCGATGAGCGTATTGGTGCACGCCGAGCTGGTGCAGTTGCTCGCCGGCAACGCGGTGATCGCCAAGACCCCGTCCCAGGGCGGCGCGGTGTGCCTCACCGTGGCACACGCGCTGCTGCGCCGCGCCGGGCTGCCCGCCACCCTGCTCTCCGGCGGCGGCGAGGAGCTGTCCGAGGTGCTGGTCCGCGCCCCGGAGATCGGCGCGGTGGCGTTCGTCGGCGGTCGCTCCAACGGCGGCAAGGTGGCCGCCGCGCTGCTCGACTCCGACAAGCGGCACTTCATCGAGCAGGAGGGCCTCAACGCCTGGGGCATCTGGAACTTCTCCCAGTGGGACCTGCTCGCCGCCCACCTGAAGAAGGGCTTCGAGTACGGCAAGCAGCGCTGCACCGCGTACCCACGGTTCGTGGTCCAGCGGGACCTGGTCGACGAGTTCCTCGACATGTACCTGCCGGTGGTGCGATCGATCCGCTTCGGCCACCCACTCGCGGTGGACGAGACGTGGCGGGCCGGCGACCCGCTGCCCGAGCTGGACTTCGGCCCGCTGATCAGCGCGGCCAAGGCCGACGAGCTGCGCCGCAAGGTCGACGAGGCGGTACGCGGCGGCGCCGTGCCGCTGCACCGGGGCAAGCTGGACGGGGCGTCCTTCCTCGACGGACAGGACACCTCGGCGTACGTGGCGCCGGCGGTGCTGCTCGCCCCGCCCGGCCGGTCCCGGCTGATGCACGCCGAGCCGTTCGGCCCGGTCGACACCATCGTCGTGGTGGACACCACCGACGAACTGCTGGCCCAGATGAACGCCTCCAACGGCGCGCTGGTCGCCTCCCTCGCCTGTGACGACGAGGAGCAGGCCGGCAAGCTCGCGGTCGACCTCCAGGCGTTCAAGGTGGGCATCAACAAGCCCCGCTCCCGGGGCGACCGGGATGAGCCGTTCGGCGGCCGGGGCGCGTCCTGGAAGGGCGCCTTCGTCGGCGGCGACCTGCTGGTGCAGGCGGTCACCGTGGGCGGCGACGGCCGGCTCTACGGCAACTTCCCCGACTACAGCAGCTACCCGGCGACCTGA